One Ignavibacteriales bacterium genomic window, TCAAAAACCGGGGTGTATACACGCTACATTGCCTCACAAGGTGAAACAGCATTTGATCTCGGCATCAAAGCTTGTGAAAAGTTATTTGCATCGAACAAAGTAACTCCTGGTGACATAGGAGGTATAATTTTCTGCACACAGAGTCCCGATTATATAATGCCTTCAAATGCCTTTCTTGTTCACGAACATTTTTCCATGCCGTCCAATGTATTTGCATTCGATTATAATCTCGCTTGCTCCGGATACGTTTATGGATTGGCGATTGCTGCAAGTATGCTGAATACGGGACTTTCAAAAAACATTTTACTCATTAACGGAGATACCTACTCGAGGTTTATAAATCCCGGCGACCGGTCCACAAAATCCCTCTTTGGAGATGCTGCAACGGTATCATTGCTGGGTGTGGGTCCGTCAGGTGAGCTAATAGATGTTATCCTGCAATCTTCCGGAAAAGACTACAAATCATTTTATGTGCCGGCAGGAGGATGTCGAATTCCTTTCTCACAGCAGACCGCCGAGGAAGAAAAGGACGAATCAGGAAATATCCGTTCACTGAATGATATTTACATGAATGGTTTCGGAGTATGGAAATTCATCGGGGAGACAGTCCCTGCTCAGATCAAAGAGCTTTTAAAGCGGAATGATCTTTCTAAAGACGACATTGATTGCTTTATTTTTCACCAGGCAAGCAAACTTACATTGGACTCACTTTTAAATGCCCTGAAACTGGATAAAGAAAAAGTGTATATGAATATGGATAAGGTTGGGAATACTGTGTCTGCTTCTATCCCGATCGCATTAAAAGATGCATGGGACGAGGGTAAGATCAAAAGGGGGGATAGGATACTTTTGTCCGGATTTGGTGTTGGCCTTTCGTGGGCTTCAGCTATAATTAAATTCTGATGTTTATAGATTTTCTTAAAAACGATTTTGCTTCAAATGGAGACTCTCCTGCTATTATATGGAATGATAAACCTTATTCTTATAATTGGCTGGCGGAGAGAATAGTTTTCTTTGATAAAGAGTTAAGTGATAATAATATTTCATCAGGAAACGTCGTTGCTTTAACTGGGGACTTTTCCCCGAATAGTATTGCTCTCCTACTTGCTTTGATCGAGAAAGCGGCGATTATTGTTACTTTAACCAGAAGTATAGAGGTTGAGGACAAGAAATTTGGCATTGCCGAAGTAGAGAGGATAATATCACTCGACAACGAAGATAATTATCTAATAAGTGACATAGGTATAAAAGCATCACACGAATTTTATGAGGAATTAAGAAAACGAAATCATCCCGGGCTGGTACTTTTCTCATCTGGTACGTCCGGTGAACCAAAGGGCGCTGTTCATGACTTTACTAATCTGCTGGAGAAGTTTAAAACAAAGAGAAAAGCATTCCGTACGGTTAATTTTCTGCTTTTCGATCACTGGGGCGGTCTTAATACTATGTTTCATACGATCTCGAATTCAGGGACTATACTCGCGCTTGCTGACAGATCGCCGGATGCGGTTTGCGAATTCATACAGAAGCACAAGATAGAGCTCCTCCCGGCATCACCGACTTTTCTGAATCTATTGATTGTCAGCGGTGCTTATAAACGCTACGATCTCAGCAGTCTTAAGTTAATAACATACGGCACTGAACCCATGCCTGAGATTACTCTTAAAAAAATAAAAGAGATCTTTCCAGACGTTACACTCCAGCAAACATATGGTCTTATAGAGCTTGGGGTACTCAGGTCAAAATCCAAAAGTGATGATTCCCTTTGGGTTAAGCTTGGCGGTGAGGGATTCCAGACTCGTGTGGTCGACGGGATTTTGCAGATTAAGTCGCATTCAACTATATTAGGATATTTGAATGCGCCAACCCCCATTACTCCCGACGGCTGGTTTATAACCGGCGATAGAGTCGAGACTGAGGGTGAGTATTTTCGCATCCTTGGCAGGAAATCGGAGGTCATTAATGTTGGCGGTGAGAAAGTTTTCCCGGCTGAAGTGGAAAATGTGATATACCAACATGATAATGTATTAGAGGTGATGGTGTACGGGGAAAAGAACTTCCTTACAGGAAATATTGTCTGTGCCGACATTACCCCTAAAGGTGAGATCGATGAAAAAGATTTTAAGAAAAGTATTAAAGACTTTTGTAGAGAAAGATTGCAGTCATACAAAGTTCCGGTGAAGATAAATATAGTAATGGATAAGCAACACAACGAACGCTTTAAAAAGATTAGGTACAAAGAGAAAAGTTCTAATTAAATTAATAGTTAAGTATGAATCTCAATTTTAAAAGGGCGCTGGTGCTGGCTCCTCATACGGATGACGGTGAATTTGGATGTGGCGGCACAATAGCGAAACTTTCCGAAAGCGGTGCTGAGGTTTTTTATGTGGCTTTCTCGGCATGCCAGCAGTCGGTTTTGCCTAATTTTCCGCCTGATATACTTGTTACAGAAGTTAAGGAGGCTACGCAGGTGCTTGGCGTTAAAGGTGAGAACCTGATATTGTTCGATTACGAAGTCAGAACGTTTAATTTTCACAGGCAAGAGATACTCGATGATATCTTAAAGCTGAAAAATGATATAAATCCGGATATTGTGTTTATGCCGACCATTAATGATATACATCAGGACCATTTTACGATATCGAACGAAGGGATGAGAGCATTTAAATGGAGTACGTTACTGTGTTACGAACTTCCGTGGAACAATTTTAATTTTATAACAGGCTGTTTTGTTAGACTCTCGGAGCAGAATGTAAATAAAAAACTTGAGGCTCTGTCAAAATACAGATCGCAGGCGCATAGACCATACGCAAATGCTGATTTTATTAAATCACTAGCGACTGTGAGAGGTGTACAGTCAGGGAATGAGTTCGCTGAAACTTTTGAAATCGTTCGTTTATTAATATAATAATATGGCGATAGATATACGGATATTAAGTGACATTACGGATGTACCTTTCCAATTAAAAGGAAACGAAGCTCTGATTTTGGAAGATTTTAAGCCGGTATTCGAGGCTTCGGAAAACGACATCACATGGATTAGATCCGGTATAAAAAATGCCTCCGAATTAATAAATGGAACATCCGCGGGATGTATTGTATGCGATGAAGATACATTTGACCTTTATAAAGAGAATGAGGAAAAATTATTTGTTATCACATCAAATCCGCAAATCGTTTTTGCAAGACTTATAATACATTTTAAAAAAGGAAATGATATTCCACAGGGTATTCATCCAACGGCTATTATTGACCCTAAATGTCAAATGGGCGAAGATGTCAGTATTGGAGCATATTGTATCATTGGCGCATGCAAGATAGGAAGCGGAACAGTTGTTCATGATCATGTAAAAGTATGGGGAAACGCAGAGATAGGCAGTGATTGTATTATTAGAGAGTTTTGTTCGATTGGCGGTGAAGGGTTTGGAATTGTTAAGGATGAAAAGGGAATTAATTTGCATGTACCCCATACGGGTAAAGCGATCATTGGGAATAATGTGCTTCTTATGCCTTTCTCAAATATTGATAGAGGTACACTAGGTAATACGGTTATTGAGGATTATTCGGTAATAGATCATTATTGCCATATAGGTCATAATACCAGGGTCGGAAAAAATTCAATTATCACAGCGGGTGCTGTTCTTTCTGGCGGCAGCAGTATTGGAGAAAATGCATACTTAGGTGTTAGGACAATATTAAAACAAAAGATCACCATAGGTTCGGATGTAACAACCGGTATGGGGTCAGTCGTTACGAACAATATCCCCGACGGAGAAATATGGCTCGGCAATCCGGCTCAGGAGATCAGCGAATTTCTCAAAGTCAGAAAATTTATCAAAGAACATCTCTAAGGTTTGAGTTCCGCTAAAAATCCTATTGTTTCCATTATTATCCCTTGCAGGAATGAAAAAAATCACATAGAAAAGACTATCCGGAATCTCTTCGGTTCGGATTTTGATATGAACTCGTGTGAAGTTATTGTGGTTGATGGAATGAGCGATGATGATACTGTTGAGCTGCTCAAAAAACTTTGTGTGGAATTTCCTGCTTTGAAGATTGTAGAAAATCAAAACCAGACAACACCTTTTGCTTTTAATATTGGCATAAGAAATTCTATAGGTAAATATGTTCTCATTGTCGGGGCGCGTCATATAATCTCACGTAATTACATATCAGGTTGTATAGAGATGCTTGATAGTAATGACCGGATAGCTGTTGTTGGAGGGAAGGTGATAAATATTTACGAGGATAAAGTGAGTAAGGGTATTTCTCTAGCAATGAACTCGTCATTTGGTGTGGGTGGCGGCAACTTTCGTATTTCAGATACATCTGGACCTGTTGATACTGTTGGTACGCCGATGTATAAAAGGGAAGTCTTTGATATAGTTGGGTTGTTTGATGAGGAACTTTCCCGAAATCAGGATGACGAATTTAATTACCGGGTTATCCGAGCCGGCTACCAAATTTGGTTAAATACTGACATCAATATTTCATATTATGTGCGATCGGGAATTTCTAAATTATTTAAACAGTATTTGCAATATGGATACTGGAAGGTGTATGTAAATAAGAAATTGAAAGCAGTAACAACCACCCGGCAGCTGTTTCCGATTATTTTCATTTTGTTCCTTCTTCTTTATCCACTGGTTCTATTTTTTAATACAACTCTGTTCTGGTTATACCCCGCAGTGTTGTTTGTTTATTTGATTTTCATATTGTTTTATTCCATAAAGGTGTCATCCGGAATTAATAGCGTTACTCCGGTTACCGCATTGTCTTTCCTTTGCCTGCACTTTGGTTATGGAATTGGCTACCTGGAAGGTATTATTGATTTTTTGTTGCTTGGGAAAAAACCTAGCGTAAAAATGAAAACTTTAACTCGATAAAAATTGAATTCTATGAAAATTCCATTTGCTCCTCCTCTTATCACTGACGATGTTATCTCGGAGGTAACCGAAACACTCCGCTCAGGCTGGATCACTACAGGCCCAAAAGTAAGAGCACTAGAAGAGGAAGTAACAAAATATATGAGCTGCGGTAAGACACTTTGTGTAAATTCAGCTACATCGGCTCTGACATTTATGCTCCATTGGTTTGGTGTGGGTAAGGGTGACGAGGTTATAGTACCTGCATTTACTTATTGCGCAACGGCATTGGCGGCTATTCATCTCGGCGCGAAACCAGTTATGGTGGATGTTGGGGAAGATTTTAACATCGATATCACCAGGGTAAAGGATGCCATAACAGAAAAAACTAAAGTAATTATTCCTGTTGATAATGCAGGATTTCCATGTAATTACGATGAATTGTATGAACTTGTAAATAGTGATGAGATAAAAGCCAAGTTTAAACCCTCGGATGAAGTTCAGGAAAAACTTGGACGAATTTTGATCCTGGCAGACTCTGCACATTCTTTCGGCGCCGAATACAAAGGAAGAATGACAGGCGGCATTGCTGATATAAACATCTTTTCTTTTCATGCGGTTAAGAATCTTACTACTTCCGAGGGTGGAGCAATTTGTTTTAATCTTCCCGAGCCCTTTGATAATGAAAAAGAATATATCGAACTTCGCCCGTTGACTTTGAACGGCCAAACAAAGGATGCATTTACAAAAACTGTCGGTAATAGCTGGAAATATGATGTGGAAAGAGTTGGATATAAGATAAACATGCCTGACATTTGTGCTGCAATAGGACTCGCCCAGCTCAAAAATTATAGTAACGTCCTAAAAAAACGTAGAGAGATATTCGAGCTTTACACTGAAAGACTTTCCGGATTTGATTGGGTGGTAACACCGCCATATAAAACTGATGACAAACTGTCTTCATGTCATGTTTTTTTTATGAGGTTACAAAATATAACTGAAGAACAGCGGGATGCCATTATTATTAAGATGAATGAACTCGGTGTTGCTGTGAATGTGCACTTTGTTCCACTTCCGATGCTTACCCTATTTAAGGGTATGGGCTATAATGTAAAAGACTACCCTCAAAGTTATAAAAACTATTTTACGGAACTCTCTATACCGGTGTATCCGCAGTTGACGCATGAAGAGCTTGAGTATGTTATTGAGTCACTTATTACTGCTTATAACTCTGTAGTAAGTTAAATAGGAAATTGCTCAAAAGAATATTTGATGTTGTAGTATCGTTCACGGGACTTGTGATATTATCCCCCTTCTTGATAATTATTGCTATAATTGTAGTGATAGATTCAAAGGGAGGGGTTTTCTTTTTACAGGATAGAGTTGGTAAAAATGGAAAAGTGTTCAAGATCATCAAATTTAGAACGATGACCGCCGGCTCGGATAAAGAAAGCTTGCTCACAATAGGACAAAAGGACTCCCGGATAACCCGTGCCGGGTATTTTCTAAGGAAATTTAAAATAGACGAGATCCCGCAGCTTATAAATGTTCTTAAGAGTGATATGAGCTTTGTAGGTCCGCGTCCCGAAGTCGAAAAATACGTGGCTTTGTATAATGAAGAACAATTAAAAGTTCTCACTGTCCGACCCGGAATTACCGATTTTGCTTCCATACAATATAAGGACGAAAGCACATTATTGGCAAATGCCGATGATCCGGAGATTTTTTATATTTCAGATGTGATGCCTACAAAATTGAAACTGAATATCGATTATATTAATAATAGGAATTTCATGTTAGACGTTAAGATAATATTTAAGACTATCCTTGAGATATTTAGATAAAAGTCTTAAATTTTTAATACACTGTTTAATTTATCCTTAATTCATATATTAATTTTGAGGTTAAATTATAGCTTATCTGGGGGAAGTGTAGTTAAGATAATGTTTTATGAAATCTGCAAGCCTGGGAAATAAGCTGCCAGGAATACGAAGCTGGTATTTCTTGCCTTTGGATCTTTTCTTTATGATTTTCTCTCCATTCCTCGCGTTATTTATTAGGCTTGGAGGGGATGTCAATCTCGATTATTATCTCAAACCTCTTATCTCAGTAACAATTTCCTTATCGATTATTAAGATTCTTTGTTTTTCTGTTTTGAAACTTTATAAGGGAACAAGAGCTTATGAATCTAACTTTAAACTTTACCCGGATTCAAGGGCTCAGGATGCCTTAAAGCTTTACCGCAACAATGCCAGGACCGATGAAACTTCAAGATTATTAATTGTTTCTTTGTTTGTACTTATAGTCCAATCAAATATTTTTTTAATAATGAAGTATTTCGGTTTATATGGATTTACTGATCTTCCTAAATCGCTTCCTATCATTGATGGTGTTATATTTTTTGTTCTTGCGTACCTTTCCCGGTTAGGTGTAAGATTAGTAGAGAGGGTATTATGAAATCTGCCAGCATAGAAAATAAACTGCTTAAAATACGAAACAGGCATTTCCTGCTGTTGGACCTTATTTTCATGGCTTTCTCGCCTTTCTTTGCCCTTTTCATAAGGCTTGATGGCAAGATAGACATTAGTTTCTACTGGAAGCCTCTAATCGCCGCTACGATAGTTTTATCTATAATCAAAGTTGCTATTTTTTTCCGTTTAGGACTTTATAGAAGATACTGGCATAGTGCCGGTATGGATGAGGTTGCTCGATTAATAATAGTTTCCATATTCGCCCTCATTGTCCAGTCTAATATCTTTCTGATAATGAAATTCTTCGGGTTGTTCGGTTTTTCCGACCTTCCCAAATCGCTTCCGATTATAGATGGTTTTATTATATTCATTTTCATTTCGATTTCCCGCTTAAGTATAAAATTCTTCGAAAGATTCAATGAGAGGCAGGCTAGTGAAAAACTTGGCGAACGTGTTCTTATATTAGGCGCAGGTAAACAGGGAGCCTCCGTCGTTGAGGAGATGCAGAGGAATACAAAGCTGGGACTTTCACCGATAGCCTTCATCGACGATGATCCTAATAAGAAGAATGTTTCCATACGAGGAATACCGGTTGTAGGTGGCAGGGACCTCCTCAAAGAAGCGGTAAAAATGCTCAACATACAAAAGGTGATCATTGCAATTCCTTCTGCACCCGGTCACATGATAAGAGGTATCATTGATCAATGCTTAAGCTTGGGCGTTCATGCTATGACGTTACCTTCAATGTCGGAGCTTCTCAATGAGGATACTGCTTTAAGAAATATCCGCGAAGTCCAGATTGAGGACCTTTTAAGGAGGGACCCGGTCGAGACTGATATTAAGACGGTAGCGTCTTTCATCGAAGGTAAAAAAATCCTAGTGACAGGTGCAGGTGGCTCGATAGGCAGTGAGCTTTGCCGTCAGATAATAAAATGCCATCCCTCTGAACTCATCTTGCTTGGTCACGGCGAGAATTCCGTCTTTGAAATAGAACAGGAGCTAAATAGAAGACTCATACTTTCCGGCAATGGCTCCACACATAAAACCGTGATCAGGGCTATAATAGGAGATATAAGATTTAAGGACAGAGTTTATAATATATTCCGGGAACATAATCCGGATATAGTATACCACGCGGCGGCTCATAAGCATGTTCCGATGATGGAGGGAAATCCTCCCGAAGCGGTTTCCAATAATATCCTTGGAACGAAGAACCTTGTGGACGTTGCGGTGGATACCGGAGTAAAGCACTTCGTTTATGTCTCCACCGATAAAGCTGTGAATCCGACAAGCGTCATGGGTGCAACCAAGCGTGTAGCTGAAATGATTGTGCTTAATGCCGCGCAGGAAAATAATGTTCACTACGTTGCTGTTCGTTTTGGGAATGTACTTGGCAGTAGGGGCAGTGTGATATTTACTTTTAAACAGCAGATCGCTTCCGGTGGTCCTGTTACAGTAACACATCCGGACATTACCCGTTATTTTATGACAATACCCGAAGCTGTACAGCTTGTTTTACAGGCTTCCGTACTTGGTGAGGGCGGAGAGATATTTATACTCGATATGGGTGAACAGATAAAGGTAATTGATCTCGCAAAAGACATGATAAAGCTGTCCGGTTATGATGAGGGAAAAGATATAAAAATTATCTTTACTGGACTTAGACCGGGTGAAAAACTCTATGAGGAGCTTATCGTGCCCGGCGAGAAGTATCAGGCTACCTCACACAAAAAGATTCTTATCGCTATGCATGGTGACAAAAATTATCTGAACGATTTTGAAGATAAGCTCATCGAGCTTTTCAGTTACCTGTCTGTTAAAGACAAGAATAATATCGTTTCTTCTCTAAAACTGATCGTCCCGGAATATACACCTCTTGAGTTTCCGGAAGTAAAAGTTCAAAATTAAAATTATACCTCTATGAAAAGATATTTATCTTTTTCTGTGGTGTTTTGCATCCTCTTGCTGACGCAGGGAATCTCTTTCGCTCAGGTTGATATTGTTGAGCTGGATAATCCTGTTTATGATTTTCTGCAGAGAATGCAGATCAAAAAGAAAATTGTAGGCTATAATAGTGCTAACTTGCCTCTTTCAGGTTATGAAGTGGGCAATTTCCTTAAACAATTGAACGAGAAACGCAAAACACTCTCGCAAACAGATAAAGATCTTCTCGATTATTATGATATAGAATTTGAAAAGGATGTTTATGGAACTGTGAACAAGCAAAGCTCGCTCTTTAGCAATTTTGATCTGGAAAAGATTTTCGATAACAAAAAACAAAAACACCTATACGTATATAATGACAGCAACGCGGTTTTCTATGTAGACTATTATGGAAATTTGTCGTATCGGACTTCGTCCGGTGATTCGCTTGGCAGTCACTCGATACTTCTGGGCAATGGTGGATTTGGCGTAAGCGGTACTTTATTTAATAGTGTTGGATTTTCGCTTAAAGCCTACAACGGAGCAAAGTTAAGTGGGGATTCATCGGATTTCCAGTTTGCTCGCCAGACCGATAAAACCATCTATGCAAATGGAAACACTTATGATTTTAACAATAAGACATATTACGATTACTATACTGGCTACCTTAGATACCAGACTGCTACTAACTGGTTCGGCCTTTCCGTGGGAAGGTATCAGCTGACACAGGGGACAGGTTTCATGGATAAACTCTTCCTCTCGGAAAATTCGGTTCCATTCGATTTCGCAAAGGTAGATCTGAAATATAAAGCAATTTCATATTCATTCCTTTATGGTAGCTTAAGAGGCGACTCTCTTGGGGTTGAGCTTAATTCAAAAAATATTGCCACTCATAATCTGGACATAAGATTTTCCGAGGCTTTTAAAGTTGGATTCTTTGAGAGCGTTATAATTACAAATTCTTCTTTTAGCTTTACTTTCCTTAACCCTATCAGTCTGCTCATTTCAGCTGAACTTAATAAAGCATCACAGGGAGACGCTCCTAATGTGAATAATAATTTAATGGGCTTTGATGCTGAGGTTGTTCCGGTAAAGAATCTTGCATTCCAGGGATCGATGATAATAGACGACCTGCAATTTTCATCATTGTTTTCAGATAGTTCTGAGATTTCCAATAAATTCGGATTTCAATTTGGAACATATTGGACAGATGCTTTTACTGTTCCGGATCTAACTCTGAAGTTGGAATATACCCGGCTAAATCCATTTGTTTATGCTCATAAAAGCAATAAAGCTCAATATACTAACTGGAATCTACCGCTCGGTCCAAATCTTCCTCCAAATTCTGATCAGATTGCGGCGGGATTGTATTTTAATTATGGTAGCAGGGTAAAAACGAGCCTTGTTTACCAGCATCAAAGGTCTGGCGAAGGAATAATACTTGACTCAGCCGGAAACGTCGTTATAAACTATGGAGGAAACATTAATAATGGAACCGGTGAGTCTAACGTTAGCCCGAAATTCTTAGCGGGAAACCGCGTAAATAGGGATATAATAACGTTCAACCTATCCTGGGAACCTATCCGGCAGTATTTTATTAACTTTATGTACGTGCATAGACTTATTAACAATGAATTTGAAAGCAGAGAGCTGAATGATGACTACTTTTTCGCCACTTTTCAGGTAAATTACTAACAAGGAAAACTAAATTTTACACTAACTTAATACACTCTCTTAAAGTAAGTTAATAGAAAATAAATACAAATTGATTTTATTACAAATATATATTAATTTTACAAAACCGCTAACAAAATAAGACCATCTTGAAAAAACTAACTCTGTTTGTTTTATTAGTTTTGGTTTCATCTTCTTTTTTCAGCCAGGTGAATGCACAGAGGAGAATTGCAAGAAGTGGTCCATTATTCACTTTTGAGTTCAGGCTTAACGGCAGTTATGCCATGAACGATGCATTCGGGGAAACAATAGATATTCCTAACAATCTTAGCGAGCAGAAAAACTATGCTATGAAATGGGGAAAAGGTGCTTCTTTTGAAACTACAGTGGGTTTTGGACAGAAAAGAAGCAATAGGATCTTCCTTGGATTGGAATACGATAACTTCCTGAACGGTACCAATAGTCAGGTCCCGTTTTTCGTTTTTTCCGCAGATACCCCAAAAACTTCCTATAATATTTATACCGCAAGTCTGGGATATCAATATCTCTTTGGAGCGGATTGCCGTAATAAACAGACTATTCAGCTCGGAGTTACGGGAAGCCTAATTACTGCATCTTCGACATCGAAGATCACATTCGATAATGCCTTTAGAATGGGATTCCTCATTGGAACAGGCTACGAGGTTGTACTCGATAAAGGTCACAATGTGGGCATGACGCTTGGATTCAAATACCAGCTTGCAAATTTCTTTAATTCCGATAATGGAATTGATAATCTCAATGACGGTAAATCTACCGACAAAAACTTTGGACCGGGTTTTAAACGGTTCATCGGTTTCATCGGCTTTAATATAGGAATAAAATTCTATACCGGCGTTAAACGAAATAGGTAGGAAATTATTTATAGATTTTAAAAGCCCGGCTCGTCCGGGTTTTTTTATACCTGCATTCTGCTCATTATCTTTTTCCTCAGCATTTGTACCGCAAATAGTACCACCGCGCTTACCGTACTTATTCCCAGAGTCAGCACCCAGTAATCGAAGGGAAGATTAATCAGCTCATAAAACTCCCGGATGACCTTGAGTACAATAAAATCGCTTCGTATAATGGCTGTTACAAGAAATACCATAAGTATTATCAGCCCGTAAACCAGATAAAACGATTTATTGTTTTGCTTCTCCAGCATAGTCACGGAGAAGAAGTTAGCAATTGAAATGATCACCATTGTAACGAGCATGATCATCTGTAGCTGGGAATCACTTACTCCCGGAAAGACGGAGCTTACTAGGAACATCGACCCATACGAACCTATCACTATCAGTAGTGCCGAGATAGAGACAAATGAAAACAGGTCAGGAAGGAAGTTCGTGTTCTTTGATGTATTAGAATTCTTCAGTGCAATTATGAACGAGGGGAGCCCTATTATAAATATATTGATAAATGCAACGCGCCTCGGTGTTAGCGGGAAATCGAGCAAGAATATCAGAGAAAATAGTGTAAGATAAATTACCAAAAAGTTCTTCGTCAAAAACAGTTTTGCGACTGAAGCCACCGTGTTCACGATCTTTTTTCCTTCGTCAAATATCTCCGGGAGCAGAGAGAATTTATTTTCCAGTAATACAATATCGGCTACTTCCTTCGTTATCTGGCTTCCTTCCTCCATGGCTATACCCATATCGGCTTCCTTAATTGCAGGGAGGTCGTTTACACCGTCTCCCAGCATAGCAGTATAATAGGATTCAGCTTTGAGTAGTTTTATTATACGCAGTTTATGCTCGGGATTCAGTCTCGCAAATACAAGTTTGTTTAAAACTGCTTCCTTGAATTGTGCGTCATTAAGCTTATCTAGCTCGCCTCCCGAGATCAGATCGTCATCCGTAACATCCCAGCCGATTTTGGTTACTATAGCCTTAACCGCGAATGTAGCATCACCTGTAAGTATCTTAAATTGTATGCCGTTCTCCCTGAATAGATTAATTGCCTCCATCACGTCATCTCTTATCTGGTCTGATATAGAGACTATACAGTACGGTTCTATTGCTATCGAATTCATATACTCTTTCGTATCCTCGAACGCGTTTCCGTTTATTACCTCCCCAAACAAAAGATTCCTGTAAACCTCCAGTCCCTCCTTATCAAAGAGTTCATTTGCTTTAGTTTTGCTATCGCTGCTCGTTTTTTCCAGTAAAAGATCATACGCCCCAAGTATATATACCTTATCGTCTACTTTTAGCATGCTCAGCTTGTTCTCCGATGAAAAAGGTATCTCATCAGCTACATTCCATTGCTGGAAATTGCCCAGCTCTTCTATAGCGCATGCTGTCGCGTTTTTATCGCTGGAATAATGAGCATATGTAGCCAGGACCTGTGAAACATCTTTCCTTTCACATAATGGAATTACCTTCTCCACTGCAAGCTTGTTCTGTGTCAGCGTGCCTGTCTTATCCATGCACACTATCTTGATATTGGAAAACGACTCTATCGCGTTCAATCTCTGTATTATCGCCCCGATCTTACTTATCCTGTAAACACCTATTGCGTATGTTACCGACGCCATTAGCACTAGCCCCTGAGGTATCAATGCAATAAGTATCGTCGTCATTTTCCTGATATAGGGCACGTCATATATCGAACTCGGTGCGGCGAAGACGATCTCCAGCAATACCAGTATCACTGCCACGGAAAAAAGCATCTTTACAATGAAGTTTATCTTGCGCTGAAGCGGGGTGAGGGAAAATTTGAACTTTTTCGCCAGTCCGGTTATATGCGCCGCGTAACTTTCCGACCCCACCTTCTCTGCCATATAATACCCATTCCCTGAGATACAGAAGCTTCCCGAGAGTATCTCAT contains:
- a CDS encoding cation-translocating P-type ATPase codes for the protein MDLKGLNSEEVRKRISEGQVNTAPPDKSKSVSSIIVTNVFSVFNYIIAFIVLAILFFYFKTKDINLILDSVGVFTIAITNTAIAIFQEIRAKRALDKVSLLLKKQVTVVRDGQEKLIEQDEIVTDDLIKISRGDQAAVDGKVVKSNHLEIDESLLTGESHPINKKDGNEILSGSFCISGNGYYMAEKVGSESYAAHITGLAKKFKFSLTPLQRKINFIVKMLFSVAVILVLLEIVFAAPSSIYDVPYIRKMTTILIALIPQGLVLMASVTYAIGVYRISKIGAIIQRLNAIESFSNIKIVCMDKTGTLTQNKLAVEKVIPLCERKDVSQVLATYAHYSSDKNATACAIEELGNFQQWNVADEIPFSSENKLSMLKVDDKVYILGAYDLLLEKTSSDSKTKANELFDKEGLEVYRNLLFGEVINGNAFEDTKEYMNSIAIEPYCIVSISDQIRDDVMEAINLFRENGIQFKILTGDATFAVKAIVTKIGWDVTDDDLISGGELDKLNDAQFKEAVLNKLVFARLNPEHKLRIIKLLKAESYYTAMLGDGVNDLPAIKEADMGIAMEEGSQITKEVADIVLLENKFSLLPEIFDEGKKIVNTVASVAKLFLTKNFLVIYLTLFSLIFLLDFPLTPRRVAFINIFIIGLPSFIIALKNSNTSKNTNFLPDLFSFVSISALLIVIGSYGSMFLVSSVFPGVSDSQLQMIMLVTMVIISIANFFSVTMLEKQNNKSFYLVYGLIILMVFLVTAIIRSDFIVLKVIREFYELINLPFDYWVLTLGISTVSAVVLFAVQMLRKKIMSRMQV
- a CDS encoding polysaccharide biosynthesis protein, which encodes MKSASIENKLLKIRNRHFLLLDLIFMAFSPFFALFIRLDGKIDISFYWKPLIAATIVLSIIKVAIFFRLGLYRRYWHSAGMDEVARLIIVSIFALIVQSNIFLIMKFFGLFGFSDLPKSLPIIDGFIIFIFISISRLSIKFFERFNERQASEKLGERVLILGAGKQGASVVEEMQRNTKLGLSPIAFIDDDPNKKNVSIRGIPVVGGRDLLKEAVKMLNIQKVIIAIPSAPGHMIRGIIDQCLSLGVHAMTLPSMSELLNEDTALRNIREVQIEDLLRRDPVETDIKTVASFIEGKKILVTGAGGSIGSELCRQIIKCHPSELILLGHGENSVFEIEQELNRRLILSGNGSTHKTVIRAIIGDIRFKDRVYNIFREHNPDIVYHAAAHKHVPMMEGNPPEAVSNNILGTKNLVDVAVDTGVKHFVYVSTDKAVNPTSVMGATKRVAEMIVLNAAQENNVHYVAVRFGNVLGSRGSVIFTFKQQIASGGPVTVTHPDITRYFMTIPEAVQLVLQASVLGEGGEIFILDMGEQIKVIDLAKDMIKLSGYDEGKDIKIIFTGLRPGEKLYEELIVPGEKYQATSHKKILIAMHGDKNYLNDFEDKLIELFSYLSVKDKNNIVSSLKLIVPEYTPLEFPEVKVQN